The Halorubrum salinarum genome segment GAGTCACACAGCGTGACGACCGTTCGACAATTCCCGGTCATCGACCCGTCGAACGTGTCCGAAGACATCGTCCAGGGCCTTGCCGACGCATTCGACGCCCTCCGTGAAACTTCTCGGCACAGCGATTCACACGACCAGATCATCGACACCATCGACGCGCTCGTTCAGCGGGCCATCGAGCAGATGCGGCCGGAGTGACAGGGCGTCCAGAAGCGATCCAGAGGGACTCTCGATGAGGTGAGGCAGACAGCGGGGACGGCGCTCATCGACACTTACTGGGGACGCAGGCGGGACCGACTGCCCGTGAATCGGGAGCGGGGACTGCCAGCACGACCATATCGCGTGTCGTTGAAACCGCGTGCCCGATCACCGAGCGATTACCGAACGCCCGGATCAGTAACTCAGGTCGTCAATGACGCCGAGCGTGGTCACTCGGTGCTTGAGAGAGTGACCGAAGATGCGGGTCGTGTTGCGCTCTCGCCCCGTGGATTCCAGTTACAGTCTCGCACCGGCAATTCCGGAAACACCCCGTTCCGTGTCTGAGCGCGGAACCGCACATCGGAAGCGTTTGATACGAACCGATCGTCGAAGCAGAAAACCGAACACCGGTGGAGCGCAGCCTCAACTCGGTCGCACCGTCGACTACGTCCAAGATTAGCGTTCTTCTTCGTCTACTAGCGACTCGATGTAGTCTTCGAGCGTGTCATAGGCTGAATCGAACTTAGGAAGACCCGTAACCAAATCGGGAAGTGTGTTCTGCCAGCCGTCACGGATCTCACCGCGTTTTTCATCGGGGAGCCCGTTACGAAGGTCGATATCCAGCCCGTCGTGTTCACACTTCCGCGTGAATGCCGGGAGAATAACCGAGTCATCAACGTCAGCCTCCGTAAGCATCCGATACAGGTCGTAGTAATCACGCGCCTGTGACCGCTGATACAGCGCTCGCAACTTCTCCGCGAAGATTTCTTCCAGACTGTACGCAGTCACCTCGAATTCAGGGACATCCTCGTAGCTGTGACGATGGTTCACCGAAGCGAACGCGACGTATTCATCGATCATCACGTCCAGACTCGTCGTGTTCTTGTGACCGAGCACAGCGTCGTACTGGATATCGATATCAACGTAGTGCGTCGGATACGCTTCTGTCTGTAGTTCGCGGTGTTTGGTCACCTCGAAGCCGATCCCGGAGGCTCTCGTTGCGTCTTCCAATGCGTCTTGTAAGTCCGATTCGGTCCCGTGGTACGCTCCCTCGACACCGAAATCAAGGTCTTCCGAGTAGCGCCACGTCTCCGGGAAATACAGTTTGCTGAGTGCCGTGCCGCCCTTGAACAGCAGGTTGTCACCGTAGGGACTCGTGTAGATCGCCCACAGTATCCATGAATTGACGTAATTCTTCTCCGCGTAGCCGAGTCGGACATCCAGCTCTCTGGCCAGTCGTCTGAGTTGCGCTTCGGAAATCATGAGAAGTCACCGGGGAGGAACGATTCGGGGTCAACATTTAGGCGGAGTTGGTACGTGCTGTCCCGGGTTCCCGTCGCTTCTCTCGTCGGGTCGAGCAGCGGGTACCCGGTCGTGAAGTTCTCGACGAGGTCCCGGTACTCCGGAAGGTCGATGTTCAACTGATCGGCGAGATACACGAGTCGTTTCGTTGCGGCACCGTTCCCAATCTGCCGCAGGTACTCGACGACGCGGTCCCACGAACAGCGCGTATCGACAGCGTTCTGCATCGCCTTCGCAACCTCGCTGATACCCCCGCAGAACTCCGGGTGGTCGGCGCAATCGACCAGCGTCTTTTCGATACTCGACATGTTCACCTGGTTCGACCCGATCGCAGTCGGTTGATACCCGAAGAACTTCTGCTCCGTGATCGTCACCGGACGGTACGTGACCCCGTGGATTTCACGCTCCTGAGCGCGCTCTGTCGTCACGATGTACACCGTGCGGGACATCTGCTCTGTCAATCCGTGTTGATTCAGCGCGCTCCAGTACCCAATGTACATCGGCTCCACAAGTGCTGACGCAATCACGAACTCGTGTGCGGTATACACGGCGTTCTCACCCGCAGCGAGCGGCAGAATCAGGTATTTTCCCTGCGCGATCCGCTCAAGCCACCCTTTCTCCTTGAGCGCATACGCCATGTCCTTGGCCGACTTCCGTGGAATGTCGAGCGCGTCCGCGATGTCACTAATACTGATTACCTGCCGGTTCTCGCTTGCGAGCCGTGACAGTGCCCGCGACTCACGCGCCGACAGGCTCTTCCGTTGAATCTCTTCGTCGTTTGTTGACTTCATAGCCGCTCAGCGTACATAGAATCTAAATCGGCCCCGACATAAAGCTGGTCGTTACGAGTTATTTTAACAGAAGTTGTCTTCACAGCCGCTCAGAATACATAGACTCTAAATCTGTCTCCGACACCGATACAAAACGCGAGTGCCTCTTCCATCACCTGTCTGACACCGACGCAAGTCGCTCTGCCAGTGATTCGAGTTCGTCAGTCGCATCGAGAGCAGCAAGCCACCGGTCCGGAAGCCGTGACGCCCCGAACCGCGCACCAGCGACCGCACCCGCAATCGCTCCAATCGTATCGGTGTCTCCGCCGCGATTTACCGCCGCCACGATCGCCTCCTCGGCACTGTCCGCGAACAGTCCATCGTGGAGCGCCGTCTGTAGCGAATGTACCACGTATCCGGACGTTTCCAGCGTGTCGGGTGGGTCGCCACGAGCGAGCGGTCGAAGCGCCGTCACGAGCTCGTCAGGCGCGTCTGAACCAACGTAGTCAAGCGCATCCTGTAACGGCGCGTCCGCGTCTGTAAGCAGGCCGGCAAGTGTGAGATTCAGCACCGCGCAGCCGTACGTACACCGCGGGTCGGCGTGCGTGATCCGCGAGGACTCCCGACTCACCCCCACAAGCCAACCCCGGTCCGTGGCGTACGAGATGGCGAGCGGCGCACACCGCATCACGCTCCCGTTCCCCGCGTTCCGCCCTTCTCGGCTTTGCTCCCACACACGCTGGCCCGCCTCGTCCCACGCGTCACCGCGTTTGAGCCGGTCGAGCGATCGCCGCGTCATCCCGCCGATGTCGAACGGACCGGTATCATACCACGCGACGAACCGCTCAGCGACGTCCGCCGGGTCGAACTCCTCGTGTTCGACGAGACTCCGCGCGATACACAGCGCCTGCTCGGTGTCGTCCGTGATCGTCCCCGCCGGCTGGTTCCACGTCCCCTGCCCAATCATCTCGTCGAGCCGTCCGTGCTCACGCCGAATCTCTGACGCCGACTGGAATTCGACCGGCCGGCCGAGCGCATCCCCGCACGCCAACCCGAGCAGCACACCCCGCGCTCGATCCGAGTCCATACGTCACCAACGACTACCGCTGAGAAAAATGTGGGGCGGCAGCTACTCGCCGGGCTTCGTCCCTGTGCGGAGATTCTCTCGGTATTCCGCCCACGCCTGATACATCTCCACCCGTTCCTCCTCCGTCATCGTCTCGTGTTCGTCCGCATCGTAGAACGGGAGTTCCTCTTTTTCCGGCATCGCCATCATCTGTCCGAGCGGGTAGAGTTGTTCGTAGTAGTTCTCCAACACCCAGTCTTCGCCGTGTTCGTCGACGGCTTTCTGAATGTACGGAGCGGCTTCCGGGTACTCGTCAGCGAATGACTCGGTCATTGAATTACAGGTAGTGGAAGGGATGTGTTTGGTCCGTGCGTCAACGGGTACTGGTCAGGTGTCGGCGAATTCAGCGAGCGAGTGGTTCCGGCTGTCACTGTTCCATTTCCCGATCTGGATGAGTTCGAACGCATCGATCAGAGCATCGATCGCTGCGTCGATCTCCCTGCGGACTGCGCCGGGAAGGCTCTCGACGCGAATCGCGGTCAGCGCGTGCTGGGTGAGATGGTAACTCGTTGCGAGGCTCGTCGGCGCGACGACGATGACGCTCGCCCCGTCGGCACCGTCGAGCGCGAGTTGGGCATCTCGATACTGGAGTACCGTCGCATCCAGCTCATCGACAGGGAAGAGGCACTTCGCATCCCCGTATTCGACGCTCGCCCCCGCCGACAAGAAATGCCTTTTAAGCATAATCAAGCAATAATATATGCTTTTTGAACATCAAGCTTGCGGTGAGTGGGTGTCTCGATCAGTCACCCTCACGCGGCCGTTCCCGTAATTTCACAACCGCGGCTGGCACACTCACTCGCATGCCCCGTGACCTGTACGACTGTACCGCGGCCGAGCTCGCCACGCACTCCGTCGAACACCTCGATCACGACACGCCGCCGAGCACCGCCGCCGCGTGGCTCGCCGAACACGGGTACGACGCAGCCCCCGTGTACGCCGACGACGGTCCCGTCGGATTCATCCACAAAACCGACGTCACGACCGACGACGACGGCACCACGCTCGCCGACCACCTCACCCCACTCACCATCGACTACATGGTCAGCGGCGACACCCCGTTCACGGCCGTGCTGTCCGCACTCATCGACACCCCCGTCTACTTCCTCGGCGGCCCCGCCCACGTCACCGGAATCCTCACCCGCGCCGACCTGAACACCGCCCCCGCCCGCATGTACCTGTTCGACCGCATCACATACCTCGAAGAACACCTCCGCGAACTCGTCCTCGACACGAAGCCGGACTGGAAAACCACGCCGGTCACCCCGGACGAAATCGACGACATCGAAGCCCGGCACGAAGACGCGCAAGCCGCCAACGTCGCACTCGACGAACTCCACTACGCGCAGTTCTCCACGCTCGAAACCATCGTCACCAACGTCGAAGCCTGCCGGGAGGCCTGCGGATTCACCACGAAAGGCGGCGCAGACTCGCGCCTCCATGAAATCACCGACCTCCGCAACGACGTCGCGCACGCCAACCTCCTCGTCGAAAACACGGACAGCACCGACTTCCTCACCAGCGGCCGCACCACGGAAAACCTGTACACCACCCTCGAAACCATCAACGACGTCCTCTCAAACCTCCAAGACGCGGGGTACGACCCAGGCGCGCGGACCACGCGAGACGAACCAACACATCCCGATAACAACGACCCGTAACGGCATCAGGAGTGGTCCAAGGAACGATCCCACCGGAAAGCGCGTTCAGTACGCTGCGTTCCCAGTTTCACCCGTCAATCAGTATGGCAGTCTGTATATCCCTCGCCAGTCACTGCCCTGTTGCGTTCACAACCGTGAGTCCGACGTCGATCACGCGTGGCCGCGGAGTGTCGCCGAGATCTCCGTGGCGTCTCGCGTCGGCTCGCTCCAGTGATCGGTATCAGCAGCTTCGACGTAGACCTGTAACGCGTGCGAGTCTGCTAGCAGAAAGACGGACGCTCGCTGCGCCCGGTCCGACCGGTGTTCGAACGCCACGAGAAACCAGTCTTCCGTTCCGTCCTGCGCGATTTCGACGTCCGTGTCGGCTACCGTCCAGTCCGCCGGGATATCGAGTTCAGAAAGCAGCGCGTCACGCGTCTGTTCAGCCGCTTTAACATTGGGATCGGTGAGCTGCGACAGCCGGCTCCGAAGTGTCGTCATGTGATGCTGCCGCGTAGCAGCCAAACCCGGGTATAGCTTGTGCAATACGTAGTATATCTGAGACATTGTTCGCATTCGTTACACAACACCCTGCTCCCAGTCTTCACCCCGGGGCAAGCCGTCCACTACGTCGTCGCCGACGCTGACAGCCGCGGTGTCACTCACGTCCCGTTCCCGCTCGGAGACCACCAGTCGTACAACACCAACTGGTGTAAGCACGCCGCGATCCGCGCGGTCGAAAGCATGTTAGTCGGGAGTGAGCGGCCGACGGTCAAGATCAGACAGCCCGTTGTACGCCTGGTCGGAGCCGATGAGCACGCCGCCGTGGCGCGTCGCAGCGTGTGCCGCGTGAAGCGCGTCGAACGGCGTGAGATCGTGGTCATCGAGGTACGTTGCCGCCGCGAGCAGCAGTTCCTCTTCCTCCGGTGACGGCAGCGGAACCAAATCAAGCATGTTCGCAACGAGCGGTGTCACCTCGAACTCGAACCCGTCGTCTTCCCTGTACGCGGCGACGAGAAACTCCGCGTACGCGAGCAGCGACGTTTCGACGGATTCCTCGGCGAGGACCGCTTCGACTTCCTCGCTCAGCCAGTCGTCGGGTTTCGCCACGGCGAAGAGAAAATTGGTTTCGACGTACGTCGCCGTCACGTGTCAGACTCCTCCGCGGTTTCTCGGCGGGCCTCCTCCGCGATCGCTGCCCGCGCGTCTTCACGAAGCTCATCGATATCCTTCCCCTCGAAAGCGGGGCCCACGCTCTCACGGACCGCTTGTAGCGGGTCGTCGTCCACGGGAACGAGGACGATTCGACTCGGCAGGTCAACCACGCGGAACCGCTCGCCGTGACGATCTCGGAGATCCTTCGAGAGGTAAATTCTCCCTCGATCATCAGTCTCAGTCGTCATACCTCATACAACGCGTGGGATAACAATCAAATTTTCCCAATACCGCAGCTTTCATCCCGTCACCCGTTCTGGCGATGGATTTCAGCGGCACTACCGAATAGCGGACAGCTTTTGCCGGAGTACGTTCACCGGTTCCCGACCATACAGTGTACTAAGAACACCCGTAACGGGGTACTCTGGATGACCTGTGGGCCACACACTTACCTGACCGCACCCATCGACCAGACATGCCCAGCAACGACGAAGAACCGAACGCGGGGGAGCGACCGGACCCGGACGATATCGAAGAGACGACGCAAGGCCACCCCGAGGACGAGGACATGGACATCATCGACGAACCCGATCCCAGCGCAGGAAAGCAACCATGCCCGGACGACGAATCAACTGACGACGGTGAGTGATCGTCAGCGGGCCGCGCACCGATCAGTCCGCGGAATCCCTCCGTCCTCTTCAGGCACGACACGCGAGGACAACAGATGAGCCGCACAAGCCTGGAGAGCATGGGATAACCTCAAATGGCTCTGTTGAAATCCTCAGCCGGTGATACGTTCCCAGGGCTCTGCTGAATACAGCGCGCGAGCCGGTCATCTACGTCTCTGTTCGATGCCTCGACAGCATCCATCCAGAGATGAGTGTAACGTCTACGCCTCAAACATAAGAAAACTTATATGAATGCGTGACATTTAATACCAAATGAGTGATTCATCATCTCCGAAGAGCAGTGCCGCCAACACGGACGATCTGCCGCTTCGCCGCCGGAGCCTACTCGCCGCAACTGGTGCCGTTACTGTCGTCGGACTCAGCGGCTGTCTGGATCGGGTGGCCTCGACAGCGACGAACACCGGAGCATCTCCGGCGGCTGTGTTTGCGGGGAGGACTGTGGACGGCGCCGCCACCACGCTTGGCGAGCCGCGTGTTACTCGATTGACTCCCGCATTGAGTGTTGGATCGGGGTCGCTGTCCGGTGATGTCGAACTGGAGGGGTGGGTCACGGCGACGGCTATCAGCGCGGCCAACTACAACAACACCCGGAGCAACAAGGCAGGCGTTACAGCCCCCGACTTCGATGACGTTGACACCGACAGCGATGGCGTGGGAGACGGGACCGCGGAGACACGGGCGAACTACAACAACACACGGAGCAACCGGAGTACGGTGCGCCCGCCGGACATACTCGACGACGACCTCGACGAGGACGACGAGACGTTCCGGGTCGTGTCGAGGTTGGACACAGAACTTCAGGAGGCGACTGCGAGGGCGTGGGCGACGATCTCGAAGCGGAGTGCCCGGACGGGACGGAACCCGGAACTCGACCGTGAGGTTTCGGCGGCGCTGGAGGCGATGGCAGGAACGCTCTCGGAGATGCGGGCCGAGTTAGAGCGGTGTTCCGACGACGTGTGCAGGGTGGCGCTGGAGAACGTCGGGGCCAGAGAGGCAGACGTTCGCCGGGCACAGGAGTACGCCGCGGAGAGTGAGTGGGCGGCGTTCGGCGTTACCGACGAGGACGCCGCTATCTTGACGGGTGAGTATCTTGCCCCCCCGATAATTTTCGATGCGCCCGGTGCGTCCGACCTCGGAGAACGGGCAGCGTTGTTCCGATATCTGGATGTGGAGCCAATCGTAGCGGAACGGTTCACGGTCTGTCTGCCTGACGCGGAAGTGCCGGGCGGGAACGGAAGTATCAGGGAGGCGGTAACGCCCCAGCGTTTCATCGACTACATCACGGGGAACAAACACGACGATATACTCATTGATGGGGTACCGTTGGTGTTCGATCTCGCAGCGGCTCCTGATGCTGACGGAGACAGCGGGTGTGTGGCACATAATGGTGAGGTCGTGTGTTGGTCGCCACATCTGTCGGCGGCAATCTCCGGCCCGGTGTCGACAGGCGGGAGTCTCGAAGTCATCCGCGGAGACGAGATGACGGCGGTGGTCAGCGACCGCACTCCTCCCGGCTTGGAAAGAGTCTGTGAGCGTATTGGGGCTGATAGCTCGTGTGGAGAGGGCGTGTGGACGCGACCGTCGCTGCCGAGTTCGGGGTCTGGTGTCTCCGTCTTTCAGGTGATGGTGCAGCCCCCCGAGTGTCCACATCCGTTCCCGGCGTTGCTGTACGTCCAGCAGTATCGGAACGATGACCAACTCATCTACACTGGTGGCTGGATCATCGACGACGCAGCCCTCTACGAACGGGCGGTGACCGTGCTGACCATGAGAGAAGCGACAGCAGTCGTGGGCATCGACCTCGACGACGTGGATTCGGACTCGGATGGTGACGGCATCCTTGATGCGCTGGAGCGGGCGTCCCGAGGTACTCCAGGAGCCCTTCGCTACAACGCACGGGGAGCGCAGATCATTTCGGGGTCGGTTGAGTTGTTGGCCGAGGCCGGCGTTTTGTCGCGTGGGACGGTTGATGGAGACGAGTACGGGTTCGTGACGACCATTGATATGACTGCACCGATTCTCCACCTCGCAAATGCGGGAAGCGCGTCGAACGAGGTGAAGTTCAAAGCGGGAGCAGAACTGTCGGGGCAGGTCAACTGACCGCTCCACGTTGGGCTGTCTGTCCGCCTCCGGCAGCGTGATGTTCGGCTGTGTGTAGTTTTTCGTTTCCTTTCGGCCTGTGGTACTGTCGAGCAGACTGATGTCGTATGTGACGAAGCTGGCGTGTTCTTCGCGCAGAGATGATCCAGTCTGTTAGCTACACTTCGGTTTGCCAGTATTTGCTCTGCTACATACACCCTCTGTATCGGTCACGTCGCTACTGAACGTTGTTTGTGAAGTTCCTACCCGTGATGGACACGACGTAGTGCATCAGCCGTTGCTGTCCCTGAGATGCGGATGTATT includes the following:
- a CDS encoding nucleotidyl transferase AbiEii/AbiGii toxin family protein; its protein translation is MISEAQLRRLARELDVRLGYAEKNYVNSWILWAIYTSPYGDNLLFKGGTALSKLYFPETWRYSEDLDFGVEGAYHGTESDLQDALEDATRASGIGFEVTKHRELQTEAYPTHYVDIDIQYDAVLGHKNTTSLDVMIDEYVAFASVNHRHSYEDVPEFEVTAYSLEEIFAEKLRALYQRSQARDYYDLYRMLTEADVDDSVILPAFTRKCEHDGLDIDLRNGLPDEKRGEIRDGWQNTLPDLVTGLPKFDSAYDTLEDYIESLVDEEER
- a CDS encoding type IV toxin-antitoxin system AbiEi family antitoxin domain-containing protein gives rise to the protein MKSTNDEEIQRKSLSARESRALSRLASENRQVISISDIADALDIPRKSAKDMAYALKEKGWLERIAQGKYLILPLAAGENAVYTAHEFVIASALVEPMYIGYWSALNQHGLTEQMSRTVYIVTTERAQEREIHGVTYRPVTITEQKFFGYQPTAIGSNQVNMSSIEKTLVDCADHPEFCGGISEVAKAMQNAVDTRCSWDRVVEYLRQIGNGAATKRLVYLADQLNIDLPEYRDLVENFTTGYPLLDPTREATGTRDSTYQLRLNVDPESFLPGDFS
- a CDS encoding ADP-ribosylglycohydrolase family protein, whose translation is MDSDRARGVLLGLACGDALGRPVEFQSASEIRREHGRLDEMIGQGTWNQPAGTITDDTEQALCIARSLVEHEEFDPADVAERFVAWYDTGPFDIGGMTRRSLDRLKRGDAWDEAGQRVWEQSREGRNAGNGSVMRCAPLAISYATDRGWLVGVSRESSRITHADPRCTYGCAVLNLTLAGLLTDADAPLQDALDYVGSDAPDELVTALRPLARGDPPDTLETSGYVVHSLQTALHDGLFADSAEEAIVAAVNRGGDTDTIGAIAGAVAGARFGASRLPDRWLAALDATDELESLAERLASVSDR
- a CDS encoding CBS domain-containing protein, translating into MPRDLYDCTAAELATHSVEHLDHDTPPSTAAAWLAEHGYDAAPVYADDGPVGFIHKTDVTTDDDGTTLADHLTPLTIDYMVSGDTPFTAVLSALIDTPVYFLGGPAHVTGILTRADLNTAPARMYLFDRITYLEEHLRELVLDTKPDWKTTPVTPDEIDDIEARHEDAQAANVALDELHYAQFSTLETIVTNVEACREACGFTTKGGADSRLHEITDLRNDVAHANLLVENTDSTDFLTSGRTTENLYTTLETINDVLSNLQDAGYDPGARTTRDEPTHPDNNDP
- a CDS encoding PIN domain-containing protein; its protein translation is MTATYVETNFLFAVAKPDDWLSEEVEAVLAEESVETSLLAYAEFLVAAYREDDGFEFEVTPLVANMLDLVPLPSPEEEELLLAAATYLDDHDLTPFDALHAAHAATRHGGVLIGSDQAYNGLSDLDRRPLTPD
- a CDS encoding AbrB/MazE/SpoVT family DNA-binding domain-containing protein, with the translated sequence MTTETDDRGRIYLSKDLRDRHGERFRVVDLPSRIVLVPVDDDPLQAVRESVGPAFEGKDIDELREDARAAIAEEARRETAEESDT